The Methanobacterium bryantii nucleotide sequence TAATTAATTTAATTCTCAAATTCTCTTATCCTCATTAAAAATATTTATTCTATTCAATAGAATCAAAAAATTATTATTAATAAAAAATAATAATTAATAATAAGTGATAATGATCTAAAAATAGTATTTAAAACGAATTTTTCTAAAAATAAGACAAAAAAGTACTTTTGGAGCGTAAAAATAGTTAAAAAGGTATGGATAAAGAAAAATTAAGTTGATTAACACTTATTCGAAGTTAGAGTCGTTCAAAATGAAGGGTGAAAATAAGATTGAAGAACAGCTTATTGATGAATTAGAAAGTTTGCGTCGAAGGATTGCTGAACTTGAAAAATCAGAAGCTGATCTTAAACAGGTAGAAGAGGCGCTGAGGGAAAGTGAAGAGCGGTATCGAGTATTATATGATGATAATCCTTCCATGTATTTTACTGTGGATATGAAAGGTATAATAGCATCTGTTAATCGTTTTGGGGCTGAAAGACTTGGCTATATGCCCCATGAGTTGATTGGCCAATCAATGATATTAAAAGTGTTTTACGAAAAAGACAGAGAATTCGCGGCACAAAACTTAAGATATTCCTTGGAAAATTATGGGCAAGTGTTTCAGTGGGAACAACGCAAAATGCGCAAGGACGGCAGCATAATATGGGTAGAAGAAACAGCCCGTGCCATGAAAGGATTAAATGGGAAAATTGTTGTTTTTATTGTATGTGCAGACATTACAGAACGTAAAAAGGCAGGAAAAGAGCTATTGGAAAGTGAGGAGAAATTCCGTAAACTTTTCAATAAAGCAGACGATATCATTACATTATCCATGTTACAGGAAAATATGATGCCTGGACGATTTATTGAAGTAAATAAGGCTGCAATTCAAAAATTAGGCTATAGTACTGATGAATTTTTAAATATGACTCCTAATGATATAGTCCATCCAGATGTACCAGTTTCTGTATCAGAAGTAGCATCAGAAATGCTAAAAAATGGACATTCAAGGCATGAAAGTATCTTGGTAACTAAGGATGGCTCTAAAATACCTGTTGAAGTTCTCACGCATTTTTTCAAGCTCAGAGGGAAAGATGTAATCCTTGCAATTTCCCGTGATATTGCGGAACGTAAAAAAGCTGAAGAGAAAATCAGCAGATTAGCAGACATTGTAGAGTCATCAGATGATGCAATAATCAGCCAAACATTTGATGGAATTATAACAACTTGGAATAAAGGCGCGGAAAAAATATATGGTTATTCAGCTCATGAAATGATTGGAAAATATGTATACATTTTATTTGATCCCTCCCAGTACGAAAAAGTAGAAAGAAGCATGAATAAAATTAAAAGAGGGGAGAAGATAGCTCATTATGAAGCCAAGAGAACGAGAAACGATGGTAAAGAAATATATGTATCAGCAAATCTGTCTCCTATCAAAAACCCTGAAGGACAAATTACTGGAATATCAGTAATTGCAAGAGATATTACTGAGCATAAAAAAATGGAAGAAACTTTAAAAGAAAGTGAGGAAAAATTCCGCGAAATATTCAATAGTGTAAATGATGTTATGGTCTTATCTGAAGTTAAAGAAAATGGAATGCCTGGACAGTTTATTGAGGTAAATAATGCTACAATTAAAAAATTGGGTTATAATAGGGACAAATTACTTAATATGGCGCCTACAGATTTATTCACGCCAGATAGTCAGGCTAAAATACCTCAAATTGCGATAGAACTTCAGAAAAAAGGATATGTTACATTTGAATCAGTCAGTATAACTAAAGATAGAAGAGAAATACCTGTTGATGTTAGTGTGCATTTTTTCAAGCTTAGAGGAGAAGATGTTGCCATTGCAATTGCTCATGATATTACAGAACGTAAAGAAGCAGAAAAAGAATTATTTGAAAGTGAACAAAAGTATAAGACTCTTTTTAATTCAACACCAGATTATACGATACTTGTGGGAGTAGATGGTAATTTAATGGATGTAAATGGGGCGGCACAAGAAGTCACTGGATTATCAGAGGAAAATTTAGTTGGCAAGAATTTTACAGAGCTTGAAATATTGCTTGGTGAAGAAATGCATTTACATATAGAAAAAGTTTCTCAGATTTTGAAAGGAAGAACCGTTAAACCATATGAATCAAAATTTATCGATAAAAATGGCGAAACACATTATGTTGAAACCTATTTAAAACCATTGAAAAAAAATGGTAAATTATTTGCTTTTGATGTGATAGCTCATGATATTACAAAACGCAAAAAAGCAGAAGACGCATTAAAGGAAAGTGAGGCAAAATTCCGTGGGATTTTTAATCAGGCGGATGATATGATTAGTTTAATGAATATTGGTGAGGATTGCAAGTCTGCACGGTATATTGAGGTAAATGAAGTAGGAATTAAAAGATTGGGTTATAGTAGGGAAGAATTACTTAATATGGGTCCTTGTAAGATAGATGAGGGGTCTAAAACATCAAATCGTATAGAAAAACTCATGAGAGATGGGCGTGCTCGATTTGAGACAGTTCATGTTTCTAAAGATGGAAATAGGATACCTGTAGATGTTAATATTCAATTTATAGATTATGATGGAAAGAGAGCCGCTCTTGAAATTGTTCGTGATATTACCGAAAGTAAAAAGGCAGAAAAAGAAATCAAACGAAGTAACCGGATATTAAATGGAATCACCCAAATATTCAGGGAAGCTTTAACTGCTGAAACCGAGGAAAAGCTTGGTAAAACCTGCCTTAATGTCTGTGAAGAAGTTACTGGCAGTAAATTTGGTTTTATTTGTGAAGTGAATGAAGAAGGAACCCTGGATACAACTGCAATTAGTGATCCTGGCTGGAGTGAATGTAAAATGCCTCAATCCGATGCAGTTAAATTTATTAAGGGCATGAAGATACATGGACTTTATGGAGGGGCAGTAAAGCTTGAAAAACCAGTTTTAACCAATGATCCTGCATCATATCCCGATAGCATTGGAACTCCTGAAGGTCATCCCCTTATAACAGCTTATCTTGGATTTCCACTGAAATATGGTGATAAAGTTATAGGAGTTATTGGCTTAGCAAATAAAAAGGGAGGATACACTCTTGAAGATCAGGAATCAGTAGAGATATTGTCTGTGGCAATTGTAGAGGCACTTATGAGTTTCAGATCAAGGAATGCAGTAATAGAATACAGAGATCAGCTTGAAGAAACAGTAAAAGAATTAGAACGTTCAAATTATGAATTGCAAAGCTTTGCTTATATTACAAGTCATGATTTGCAAGAACCATTGCGTACTATTGCCAGTTTTGCTCAGCTTATTGAAAGGCGTTATAAAGGTAAATTAGACCCTGATGCTGATGAATTCATAGACTTCATGGTTGATGGAGCATCCAGAATGAAAAAGATGATTCAGGGTTTGCTTGATTATTCTCGTGTTGGCACTCGTGGCCATGAATTTAGGGAATTTAAGGCTGAAACTGCTTTAAGTTATGCTTTAAATAATTTAGGAACTGCAATTAGTGAAGTTAATGCTGAAATAACGAGTGATCCACTTCCAGTAGTTTTAGCAGATGAAGATCAAATTATACGTGTATTTCAGAATTTAATAGGAAATGCAATAAAATTCCGCAGGGAAGGAGTAACACCTAAAATCCATGTGTCAGTTAAGAGAAAACATAATGAGTATGTTTTTTCAGTTAGTGATAATGGAATTGGGTTAGAAGAGCAATACAGTGATAAAATTTTTGAAGTATTCAAGCGATTACATGCTATTGGGGAGTATCAAGGTGCAGGAATTGGATTGGCAATTGTTAAAAGAATTATTGATCGTCATGGCGGACGTATTTGGGTTAAATCTGAACTGGGCAAGGGTTCGACTTTTTATTTTACAATATCTATTTCTGAATAATAATTTTAGAAAGCCGGTATAATTTTTACATTCCATTTATAAGTGAATATCATCATATTAAACTGGTATTATGCATTATTAATGAATAATAAAGTATTATAATCAAATAAGCTTAAAACAAAATATGTATATAACTTTAAAAATTTATAGCAATAGTTATAAGAAATTATGGGTGAAAAATTGGCAAAGGTACTAATTAAAAGACGAATCCATGATTATGATAAATGGAAGTCAGCATTTGACGGATTCTCCGCTGATAGAAAAGCTAATGGATCAAAAGGAGGTTTAATACTTCATGACTCAGACGATCCTAGGCTAATCTATATTTTATGAGAATGGGATGATTTGGATAAGGCTCGGAAGTTTTATGAACCGCAAAGTCATAAAAAGAGATTCGAAAAAGGTGGAGCTGCAATAGAGCCAGAAATTTATTTTATCGAGGAAGTAGAGGAAACTTCTTACTAGAAAATAGGCAAAAAATACAATATAATGGAAATATATGAGAAAAACTAGTGCTTTCCGATGTTCTGTAAAATTTACATATAAAATGCCATAGGAGATAATATTATGAAAAAATACCGATGTATAGTGTGCTACTATGTATATGACCCCCCAAAAAGGAGACCCTGATAACGAAATAAACCCAGGAACTGCTTTTGAAGACCTACCAGATGAGTGGATTTGTCCATTATGTGGAGTAGGTAAAGATCAGTTTGAACCAATAGAATAAGATCTTAAAACTTTGTAAATTAAGTGATTTTAATGAATAATAGCTGTAAACCGGATAAATTAAAAGGTAGGGGTTGTGGATGTTCAAGTTCATTAAATATTGGAAAAGCTTCATCAGTTAATACAGCGACTTGTAAAAAATGTGGTAGGACATTCAGGACTAACAGAAAAATTGATATTTGTTTTGAGTGTGAATTTAAAAATTAATGAAACTAATAAAAGGAGTAATGAATATTTTTGGTGGATAATAGTCATGAAAAGAGATGTTATCAAAATCAATGAAGAAAAATGTACTGGCTGTGGTGAATGTATTCCCGGATGCCTGAAGGGGCATTGCAAGCAATTGATGGAAAAGCAAGACTTATAAGTGATTTATTTTGTGATGGTTTAGGCGCTTGCATTGGAAATTGTCCGCAGGGCGCTATTGAAGTTGAGCAAAGAGAAGCTGAACCTTATGATGAATATAAAGTCATGGAAAATGTTATAAAAGCGGGTCCAAATGTAATTAAGGCCCATTTAAAACACTTAAATGATCATAACCAAAATGAGTATTTAAATCAGGCTATTGACTTTTTAAATAGAAATAGTTTGGAAGTTCCTGATTATGAAGGAGAAAATGAATCTCAATGTGGTTGTCCGGGCTCAATGATGAGAGATCTAAGTGGAAGGAGATCTAAAAGTGGTAATGAACCACAGGTTTTAAGTGCCGAGCTTAGAAACTGGCCAGTACAATTACAGCTTTTAAACCCAAATGTGCCTTATTTAAGAAATGCAGATTTAGTGATTGCAGCTGATTGTGCACCTTTTGCTTATCCTAATTTCCATCAAAGGTTTTTAAAAGATAAAGTTTTAATTATTTTCTGCCCTAAGCTTGATAAAACTATAGAACAGTATGTAGATAAATTAGCTGAAATTTTTAAAAAACAAGATATAAAATCAATCACTATTGTACATATGGAGGTTCCATGCTGTTCAGGTATTGAAGTTATAGTAAAAAGAGCATTAGAAAAGGCTCAAAAGAACATAATAATTAAAGATTATACTATTTCAATAGCAGGTGAAATAATATAATAAATTACTTTTTTCTTTTAAATTTTAATAGTAATGTTTGAAGAGATTCATTGTCCAAACTAAATTATATAGGTCTGCTATTGTTTCTACAAATTCTGAGTACTGGTTCCATACGCCAATTGCTGTTTGTGATATTACAACTCCATCATTAAATTTAGAAAATATTAGCATCATTTCTTTTTTATCACGTATTATTGCTTTTATAAATGGTATTTGAAAAGTTTTGATTTCACAATCTAATCCATTTAAACCTTTAGATATGTCTATTTTTTCTCCATCAGTGATATTATAGGGTGCCGCTATTATTCTGGCTTGAATTCCTTTTCTTAAAGATTTATTTAAAGCGTTATTTAACTGTTCAATTTCATTTTGGAACATAAATCCTGATGCAATGTGCAATGAATTTTTAGCACGTCCAATGATTTCAATTTCTTTTTTTACAATTTTATCTGCTCCATAAATTAACCAAATAGGAGCCTGTGATTTGGGTATCTGGTTTTCATAAATGGTTTTAACCTCTGATTCAGCTTCATCAAGTTCTTCCTTAATCTTAATTCTGGATTTTTCAAAAATATCCTGAGGAGGTACTACACTATATTTTAATGGTTTTCCCCTTGTAATTTCAATAAATCCTTTTTTTGCAAGGCTTCTAAGAACCTCATATATTTTAGATTGAGGCACACCTGAAGTTTCACTGATCTCTAAAGCAGTAGCCGAAATAAAAGAGGCTAAGGACAAATAAGCTTTAGATTCATATTCTGTAAGTCCCATTGTTTTAAGGGCATTTATTGTGGCTTGTTTTATTGGAATAAAAAATCCTCCCTTATTTTTTCATTTTATACTTATTTAGTGAAAAAATATTTAAATATTACGAATGTTTGACTATATTACAAGAAAAAAATTCAATGGAACAAGTCTAATACAATTATTTTTGGAATTTAGAGTCATTTCAGGATTAGTTTAGCGAATGCTCTCAAACACGAAGCCCTCAAAATCTTCGATTTTTGGGCGTCAAAATTATAAATTTTGACAGTGTTTGGAGCGCAAATCAAAGATTTGCAAGCTCTAAAAAGGAGGTAATTAAATGAAAAATCATAAAATAAGGATAAGAACCTACATTTTAATAGCATTAGTGATAATGTTGCCTGTATTATTTAATCTCTATTCTCCTGTTCTATTGTCATTGGGAATTCGTAATGGAATAATTACAGCAAGCTTTATTGTTTTTGCAGTGTGGTTCATTATATCATTATTTATGGGTAGATCAGCATCATGTGGTTATACATGTCCCTATGGGGCATTACAAGAATTAGTAGGTAAATATGTTCTAAATAAGAAACCAAAACATGTAAAAGCAGATAAAATAAGGTATATTGTTTTTGTGTTTTTCTTTTTAATGGTTTCCTATTTTGTTTTAAAGATTGGAGGTTTGAAAGGGGTGGATCTATTTGCTCCAAATGGCAATCCACAACTAGTTATTTTAATACCTGCTTTCATTATAACAATTGGTCTTTTATCTGTACTTTTTGGAAGTAGAGCATTCTGCAGATATCTATGTCCACAAGGAGTTTTTTTAACAATAGGGGCAACATTAGGTAGAAAAATTAAAATGCCATCTCTACATTTAATATCAAACCATAAAGACTGTTCAGATTGTAAATTATGTGATAAATCATGCCCTATGGGTTTAAATGTCAGCCACATGGTTAAAAACAACGATATGGAAAATCCAAATTGCATATTATGTGGTGAATGTATAGAAAAATGCCCTAAGGAAACTATTAATTACTCATTTAGCATTAAAGATTAATAGGTGATAAAAAATGAAGATAGTAGAAGTTGCAAATGTTGAATCCTCTCCAAATCCACATGGAGTGGACGCACGTAAGATATATGATACTGAAAATGCAGTAGCAGTTCATATGACATTAAAGCCTGGAGAGTCATTGAAAAAACATATTACACCTGTTGATGTATTTTTCTATGTTCTCGAAGGTAATGGTATTGTAGAAATAGGTGATGAAAAAAAGAATGTTGTAAAAAACACACTGATAGAAAGTCCAGCGAAAATACCACACTGTTGGTATAATGAGGACAAAAAAGATCTTCGTATTCTTATTGTTAAAGTTCCAAGACCAATGAAATCTACAAAAGTAATTTAGTTAGGAGTTTAATAATGACTAAAGAAAATGATATTGATAAAGAGTTTGAAGCTCAATTAAAAGGTAAGATGGGCTGGAAATGTTCATGTTCGTTAGATATCGTAGATAAAAACTCATCTCTTAGATCAGTAACATGTAAAAAATGTGGAAAAACATTCAAAACAAACAGAAAAACCGATTACTGCTTTGAATGTGAAAAGACCATTTAAAACTAAAAATTTAAGAAGAATATGCAGATTCGTCTAGGTGAAAGAAAATTTGTTATAACTAGAAAAGAAGTTTTAATTGAAAGCAAAGATAAAACGATGAAATTAAAGGATTTATTCTTTTTATTTTCTATCATTACAATTATCTTATATACATTTTAATCCTGTAAAGATGGGTTTGTAATTGCAGGGTCTAAAAATCGTTGTAAATCTTTCCAGAATTTGTCGGGATGTATTCCTCTACCTTCCAATATAAGTTTAAAACCTATATCGATATTTAAAGCACTCATACTCATAACATTAATATAAATAGACATTTCTACAGGATCTACGTCTTTTCGAATGGTTCCATCCTTCATTCCTTGAAGTATCGCTTCAACCATGATTCTCCATATTCCAGTTGTCAGATCTACAAGTTCTTTTGCATCTTTATTATCACTCATCTGGAACCTTTCTGTCCTCGCATAACGATAAATACGGAAATAATCTGGATAATCTTTAGAAAATTCAAAAAGGCTTTGAATCATTGATTTTATTTTAGTATAGCCATCAACATCAAGATTAGAACATTTTACATACAGTTCATGCAATATTCTAACTCCACGAAGATCAACAGCAAAAAACAGCGCTTCCTTATTCTTGAAGTAGTAGTAAAGCAGTGCTTTATTAACCTCAGCCTCATCTGCTATTTCGTCCATTGTAACATTATCGTAACCCCTCTCAAAGAAAAGCTTTTTTGCAGCATCTATGAGTCCATTGCGTCTTTGTTCTCTTTCTCGTTGTTTTCTGGAAATAGTCATTATCAT carries:
- a CDS encoding TetR/AcrR family transcriptional regulator, with the protein product MTISRKQREREQRRNGLIDAAKKLFFERGYDNVTMDEIADEAEVNKALLYYYFKNKEALFFAVDLRGVRILHELYVKCSNLDVDGYTKIKSMIQSLFEFSKDYPDYFRIYRYARTERFQMSDNKDAKELVDLTTGIWRIMVEAILQGMKDGTIRKDVDPVEMSIYINVMSMSALNIDIGFKLILEGRGIHPDKFWKDLQRFLDPAITNPSLQD
- a CDS encoding 4Fe-4S binding protein — protein: MKNHKIRIRTYILIALVIMLPVLFNLYSPVLLSLGIRNGIITASFIVFAVWFIISLFMGRSASCGYTCPYGALQELVGKYVLNKKPKHVKADKIRYIVFVFFFLMVSYFVLKIGGLKGVDLFAPNGNPQLVILIPAFIITIGLLSVLFGSRAFCRYLCPQGVFLTIGATLGRKIKMPSLHLISNHKDCSDCKLCDKSCPMGLNVSHMVKNNDMENPNCILCGECIEKCPKETINYSFSIKD
- a CDS encoding TrmB family transcriptional regulator, with the protein product MGLTEYESKAYLSLASFISATALEISETSGVPQSKIYEVLRSLAKKGFIEITRGKPLKYSVVPPQDIFEKSRIKIKEELDEAESEVKTIYENQIPKSQAPIWLIYGADKIVKKEIEIIGRAKNSLHIASGFMFQNEIEQLNNALNKSLRKGIQARIIAAPYNITDGEKIDISKGLNGLDCEIKTFQIPFIKAIIRDKKEMMLIFSKFNDGVVISQTAIGVWNQYSEFVETIADLYNLVWTMNLFKHYY
- a CDS encoding cupin domain-containing protein — encoded protein: MKIVEVANVESSPNPHGVDARKIYDTENAVAVHMTLKPGESLKKHITPVDVFFYVLEGNGIVEIGDEKKNVVKNTLIESPAKIPHCWYNEDKKDLRILIVKVPRPMKSTKVI
- a CDS encoding ATP-binding protein — its product is MYSRMPEGALQAIDGKARLISDLFCDGLGACIGNCPQGAIEVEQREAEPYDEYKVMENVIKAGPNVIKAHLKHLNDHNQNEYLNQAIDFLNRNSLEVPDYEGENESQCGCPGSMMRDLSGRRSKSGNEPQVLSAELRNWPVQLQLLNPNVPYLRNADLVIAADCAPFAYPNFHQRFLKDKVLIIFCPKLDKTIEQYVDKLAEIFKKQDIKSITIVHMEVPCCSGIEVIVKRALEKAQKNIIIKDYTISIAGEII
- a CDS encoding rubredoxin, whose product is MYMTPQKGDPDNEINPGTAFEDLPDEWICPLCGVGKDQFEPIE
- a CDS encoding PAS domain S-box protein: MKGENKIEEQLIDELESLRRRIAELEKSEADLKQVEEALRESEERYRVLYDDNPSMYFTVDMKGIIASVNRFGAERLGYMPHELIGQSMILKVFYEKDREFAAQNLRYSLENYGQVFQWEQRKMRKDGSIIWVEETARAMKGLNGKIVVFIVCADITERKKAGKELLESEEKFRKLFNKADDIITLSMLQENMMPGRFIEVNKAAIQKLGYSTDEFLNMTPNDIVHPDVPVSVSEVASEMLKNGHSRHESILVTKDGSKIPVEVLTHFFKLRGKDVILAISRDIAERKKAEEKISRLADIVESSDDAIISQTFDGIITTWNKGAEKIYGYSAHEMIGKYVYILFDPSQYEKVERSMNKIKRGEKIAHYEAKRTRNDGKEIYVSANLSPIKNPEGQITGISVIARDITEHKKMEETLKESEEKFREIFNSVNDVMVLSEVKENGMPGQFIEVNNATIKKLGYNRDKLLNMAPTDLFTPDSQAKIPQIAIELQKKGYVTFESVSITKDRREIPVDVSVHFFKLRGEDVAIAIAHDITERKEAEKELFESEQKYKTLFNSTPDYTILVGVDGNLMDVNGAAQEVTGLSEENLVGKNFTELEILLGEEMHLHIEKVSQILKGRTVKPYESKFIDKNGETHYVETYLKPLKKNGKLFAFDVIAHDITKRKKAEDALKESEAKFRGIFNQADDMISLMNIGEDCKSARYIEVNEVGIKRLGYSREELLNMGPCKIDEGSKTSNRIEKLMRDGRARFETVHVSKDGNRIPVDVNIQFIDYDGKRAALEIVRDITESKKAEKEIKRSNRILNGITQIFREALTAETEEKLGKTCLNVCEEVTGSKFGFICEVNEEGTLDTTAISDPGWSECKMPQSDAVKFIKGMKIHGLYGGAVKLEKPVLTNDPASYPDSIGTPEGHPLITAYLGFPLKYGDKVIGVIGLANKKGGYTLEDQESVEILSVAIVEALMSFRSRNAVIEYRDQLEETVKELERSNYELQSFAYITSHDLQEPLRTIASFAQLIERRYKGKLDPDADEFIDFMVDGASRMKKMIQGLLDYSRVGTRGHEFREFKAETALSYALNNLGTAISEVNAEITSDPLPVVLADEDQIIRVFQNLIGNAIKFRREGVTPKIHVSVKRKHNEYVFSVSDNGIGLEEQYSDKIFEVFKRLHAIGEYQGAGIGLAIVKRIIDRHGGRIWVKSELGKGSTFYFTISISE